One window from the genome of Sulfodiicoccus acidiphilus encodes:
- a CDS encoding SRPBCC family protein gives MGVPNFPEKVASCFPGLNSINKEGDGYKISLRLGVGPIKGDFKATMKYSEVIEGKSVTINARGTGMSSNADLTARVELNDGTPLELKWAADVKVGGVLASVGSRMMEGVANKIVDELFQCLKGKLES, from the coding sequence GTGGGAGTTCCTAACTTCCCCGAGAAGGTGGCCTCCTGTTTTCCAGGACTGAACTCCATTAATAAGGAGGGAGACGGATACAAGATCTCTTTGAGACTGGGAGTCGGACCGATCAAGGGCGACTTCAAGGCGACCATGAAGTACTCGGAGGTGATCGAGGGAAAGTCGGTGACCATAAATGCTAGGGGAACAGGGATGTCAAGCAACGCGGACCTGACGGCTCGCGTAGAGCTGAACGACGGAACTCCACTGGAGCTCAAGTGGGCGGCCGACGTGAAGGTTGGAGGGGTACTGGCTTCTGTCGGGTCCAGAATGATGGAGGGGGTTGCAAATAAGATAGTGGACGAGCTCTTTCAATGTCTGAAGGGAAAGCTGGAGAGCTAG